From one Candidatus Brocadiaceae bacterium genomic stretch:
- a CDS encoding fused MFS/spermidine synthase, translated as MSVPDVPTGGPWRRAAPLALLLLFFLSGAAALIYQIVWARQLALVFGVTIYANSAVVTAFMAGLALGSLYIGRLADRWDRPLRLFALLEVGIGVFGACFPLLADAATPLYVAFYGAFGANHYVMSLVRFALSFAMLLIPTALMGGTLPVLARAYVRHRRRLGGEVAGLYSVNNLGAVVGCVLAGYVFLEFLGQAHTLLLAAALNVSVGAGAMLLDRLMGGPEPAASDAAPAAADAAPAAADSAPGGVPRAVKVALWVFGIEGFTSLAYQMAWTRLLIFFVATNTYAITTITATFLVGLSLGAFLVRGLVDRTDPYRLLAAIEVGIGLSALVTIPLLPWLMRFYGTMEGALRLYGWGAVAGGQFVISMVVILIPTTLMGATMPVVSRIYVPALKRLGRRMGVIGCLDTVGSIFGAFVGGFIMIPVLGIQRSIIVTAVVNLALGAWMLAARPAGQRVARRRPAFLLSAALVVAAPALLLMPRLELIHATGATRNRDMVRVLDYHEDVESTVSVLETAGFALDLYVNETGVARTTRHDRPSHEMIAHVPLLLHPAPQRALLIGFGIGFTSQAAVAHGVEVDVVELSPGVRRVSGWFKKYNGDVLSDPRVHLRIDDGRNYVLGTRERYDVVQAGIIHPGLNAGNAGFYGVDFYRQCKRILAPGGIICQWLPLHSMPEEDFRMLIRSFLVEFPHASVWFKYTADFCILIGTEGPLRIDFAELERRLDRPAVKERLAANGVVDACDFLSAFCGEGDDLRRAVGQGPLNTDDIPIVEFHCSRSYPMNSHVRALFLLAGMRRSPWDLLYSVPAGREAATRESLERWVEGTTVLTQAVAEGLMMEYLQDFDDAFARAMALFDRALAVNPQDATARFLRRYYAAVRTAAVARWHAGQGPMGQARARLLLEPLVEGGEPVTAAEAEAHILWRMLHAPGADDAGR; from the coding sequence CCTCGTCTTCGGCGTCACCATCTACGCCAACAGCGCCGTGGTGACGGCCTTCATGGCGGGGCTGGCCCTCGGCAGCCTCTATATCGGGCGCCTGGCCGACCGATGGGACCGCCCCCTGCGGCTCTTCGCGCTGCTGGAGGTGGGCATCGGCGTCTTCGGCGCGTGCTTCCCGCTGCTGGCCGACGCCGCCACGCCCCTGTACGTGGCGTTCTACGGCGCCTTCGGGGCCAACCACTACGTGATGAGCCTCGTGCGGTTCGCCCTGTCCTTCGCCATGCTGCTCATCCCGACCGCCCTGATGGGCGGCACCCTGCCGGTGCTGGCCCGGGCCTACGTCCGGCACCGCCGGCGGCTGGGCGGCGAGGTGGCGGGGCTCTACTCGGTCAACAACCTCGGGGCGGTCGTCGGCTGCGTCCTGGCGGGCTACGTGTTCCTGGAGTTCCTGGGCCAGGCGCATACGCTCCTCCTGGCCGCCGCGCTGAACGTGTCCGTCGGGGCCGGGGCCATGCTGCTGGACCGGCTCATGGGCGGCCCCGAGCCGGCGGCGTCCGATGCGGCGCCGGCGGCGGCCGATGCGGCGCCGGCCGCCGCCGATTCGGCGCCGGGCGGCGTGCCGCGCGCGGTGAAGGTGGCGCTGTGGGTCTTCGGCATCGAGGGCTTCACCTCCCTGGCCTACCAGATGGCGTGGACGCGCCTGCTCATCTTCTTCGTGGCCACCAACACCTACGCCATCACGACCATCACGGCGACCTTCCTTGTGGGCCTCTCACTGGGGGCGTTCCTGGTGCGCGGCCTGGTGGACCGCACGGACCCCTACCGCCTGCTGGCGGCCATCGAGGTCGGCATCGGCCTGTCGGCGCTCGTGACGATCCCCCTGCTGCCATGGCTCATGCGGTTCTACGGCACGATGGAGGGCGCCCTGCGCCTGTACGGATGGGGCGCGGTGGCGGGCGGGCAGTTCGTCATCTCGATGGTCGTCATCCTGATCCCGACCACCCTGATGGGCGCCACGATGCCGGTGGTCTCGCGCATCTACGTGCCCGCACTGAAGCGGCTGGGCCGCCGCATGGGTGTGATCGGCTGCCTGGACACGGTGGGGTCGATCTTCGGCGCCTTCGTCGGCGGCTTCATCATGATTCCCGTTCTCGGTATCCAGCGCTCCATCATCGTCACGGCCGTCGTCAACCTGGCGCTGGGTGCCTGGATGCTGGCGGCGCGGCCGGCGGGGCAGCGCGTCGCGCGGCGGCGGCCGGCGTTCCTCCTCTCCGCCGCCCTGGTCGTGGCCGCCCCGGCGCTGCTGCTGATGCCGCGCCTGGAGCTGATCCACGCCACGGGGGCGACGCGCAACCGCGACATGGTGCGCGTGCTCGACTATCACGAGGACGTCGAGTCGACCGTCAGCGTGCTGGAGACCGCCGGGTTCGCGCTCGATCTGTATGTGAACGAGACGGGCGTCGCGCGCACCACGCGGCACGACCGGCCCAGCCACGAGATGATCGCCCACGTGCCGCTGCTGCTGCATCCGGCCCCGCAGCGTGCGCTGCTGATCGGGTTCGGCATCGGCTTCACGTCGCAGGCCGCCGTCGCCCACGGGGTCGAGGTCGACGTGGTGGAACTGAGCCCGGGCGTGCGGCGCGTGAGCGGTTGGTTCAAGAAGTACAACGGCGACGTGCTCTCGGACCCCCGCGTGCACCTGCGCATCGACGACGGGCGCAACTACGTGCTGGGCACGCGTGAGCGCTACGACGTCGTGCAGGCCGGCATCATCCACCCGGGGCTCAACGCCGGGAACGCCGGGTTCTACGGCGTGGACTTCTACCGCCAGTGCAAGCGCATCCTGGCGCCGGGCGGCATCATCTGCCAGTGGCTGCCGCTCCACAGCATGCCGGAGGAGGACTTCCGGATGCTGATCCGGTCCTTCCTGGTCGAGTTCCCGCACGCGAGCGTCTGGTTCAAGTACACCGCCGACTTCTGCATCCTGATCGGCACCGAAGGCCCCCTGCGCATCGACTTCGCCGAGCTGGAGCGCCGCCTCGACCGGCCCGCCGTCAAGGAGCGCCTGGCGGCCAACGGCGTCGTGGACGCCTGCGACTTCCTGAGTGCCTTCTGCGGCGAAGGCGACGACCTGCGCCGCGCGGTCGGCCAGGGGCCCCTGAACACCGACGACATCCCGATTGTGGAGTTCCACTGCAGCCGCTCCTACCCCATGAACTCGCACGTGCGGGCGCTGTTCCTGCTCGCGGGGATGCGGCGTTCGCCCTGGGACCTCCTGTACAGTGTGCCGGCGGGGCGCGAGGCGGCCACCCGCGAGTCGCTCGAACGGTGGGTGGAGGGCACGACGGTGCTGACCCAGGCCGTGGCGGAGGGGCTGATGATGGAGTATCTGCAGGACTTCGACGACGCCTTCGCGCGGGCGATGGCGCTGTTCGACCGGGCGCTGGCAGTCAACCCCCAGGACGCGACCGCCCGGTTCCTGCGCCGATACTACGCGGCCGTCCGGACCGCTGCCGTGGCCCGCTGGCACGCGGGGCAGGGGCCGATGGGCCAGGCGCGGGCCCGGCTGCTGCTGGAGCCCCTGGTGGAGGGCGGCGAACCGGTTACCGCCGCCGAGGCCGAGGCCCACATCCTGTGGCGCATGCTGCACGCCCCGGGTGCGGACGACGCGGGCCGATGA